GCTCGGCGCGTACGCCTTCGACGCGTACAAGGAGAACGGCAAGAACGCCAAGAACGGCAAGGCCCCGCTGGCCGAGGTCGCCCTGCTCGGCGGCAAGCCCCGCGACAAGGCGTACAAGGCGGCCGTCGAGCGCGTCATCGCGGTCACCGAGGAGCTCAACCGCGCCCGCGACCTGATCAACATGCCGCCGAACGACCTGAACCCGGCGGCCTTCGCGGCGCTCGCGCAGACCGCGGCCAAGGAGCACGGCCTCAAGGTGCAGGTGCTCGACGAGAAGGCGCTGGCCAAGGGCGGCTACGGCGGCATCCTCGGCGTCGGCGCGGGCTCGGCCTCCGCTCCCCGTCTGGTGAAGCTGTCGTACACGCACTCCAAGGGGGCCAAGAACCTGGCCTTCGTCGGCAAGGGCATCACCTACGACTCCGGCGGCATCTCCCTCAAGCCGGCCGGCCACAACGAGACGATGAAGTGCGACATGAGCGGCGCCGCGGCGGTCTTCGCCGCGGTCGTGACCGCCGCCCGGCTCGGTCTCGAGGTCAACGTCACCGGCTGGCTCGCCCTGGCCGAGAACATGCCCTCCGGTTCCGCGACCCGCCCGGGTGACGTGCTGCGCATGTACAGCGGCAAGACCGTCGAGGTCCTCAACACGGACGCCGAGGGCCGACTGGTCCTCGCTGACGCGCTGTGGGCGGCTTCGGAGGAGCAGCCGGACGCGATCGTGGACGTCGCGACCCTGACCGGCGCGATGGTCCTGGCGCTGGGCAGCCGTACCTTCGGCGTCATGGCCAACGACGACGCGTTCCGCACGGCGATCGTCGAGGCCGCCGAGGAGGTCGGCGAGGACTCCTGGCCGATGCCGCTGCCCGAGCACCTGCGCAAGGGCATGGACTCCCCCACGGCCGACATCGCCAACATGGGCGAGCGGATGGGCGGCGGCCTGGTCGCCGGCCTGTTCCTGAAGGAGTTCGTCGGCGAGGGCATCACCTGGGCCCACCTCGACATCGCCGGCCCGGCCTTCAACGAGCAGGCGCCGTTCGGCTACACGCCCAAGGGCGGCACGGGCAGCGCGGTGCGCACGCTGGTGCGGCTCGCGGAGCTCACGGCGGCGGGAGACCTCGGCTGAGGTTCGTTCCTCCGCCGCAACGGCCCCGGGGTGTCTGCCACCCCGGGGCCGTCCTGTCCCCTCCGGTTGTCCCCTCCGGTTGTCCTCCAGCAGTCCTTGGCCGGTCCTCCGTTGCTGTCCTTCGGTAGCCCTCCGTTGTCCTTCGG
The Streptomyces sp. CGMCC 4.7035 DNA segment above includes these coding regions:
- a CDS encoding leucyl aminopeptidase; this encodes MTALTLSTAAAAGLRADAIVVGVAKGAEGPVLAPGAEAVDQAYDGRLAAILETLGASGAEGEVTKLPAPSGFKAPVVLAVGLGAEPENTEDADDAENKDAAFSAESLRRAAGAAARALAGSKKAVFALPISDAADAGAIGEGALLGAYAFDAYKENGKNAKNGKAPLAEVALLGGKPRDKAYKAAVERVIAVTEELNRARDLINMPPNDLNPAAFAALAQTAAKEHGLKVQVLDEKALAKGGYGGILGVGAGSASAPRLVKLSYTHSKGAKNLAFVGKGITYDSGGISLKPAGHNETMKCDMSGAAAVFAAVVTAARLGLEVNVTGWLALAENMPSGSATRPGDVLRMYSGKTVEVLNTDAEGRLVLADALWAASEEQPDAIVDVATLTGAMVLALGSRTFGVMANDDAFRTAIVEAAEEVGEDSWPMPLPEHLRKGMDSPTADIANMGERMGGGLVAGLFLKEFVGEGITWAHLDIAGPAFNEQAPFGYTPKGGTGSAVRTLVRLAELTAAGDLG